A region of Rhodamnia argentea isolate NSW1041297 chromosome 9, ASM2092103v1, whole genome shotgun sequence DNA encodes the following proteins:
- the LOC115753017 gene encoding uncharacterized protein LOC115753017, which yields MGGLFNWIGDSMEEKCSGMTNQDPRRAKSKIEAEITKIEALLAITTAISVFLGVSGSFRRRCGNGAFAMVAFGAYTLAPALSAYTLGLIQTAPFCRLRLPVWATYLMVVLGNVDSYTAHRMEDIERWKSFKVHSTATYIMISWMIASYAFIWGDPMVCILFVVLFLKVDERARALMLASNSVMQKNFRFVADYMSTEHDSNHGDPATMRGYRYLVRVPEEATTAKCRRRAALWQDGVAPQYRQLLEVTDEVITVDQVWNCEGWLLSVSGGDRDGRLKDLCLSFSLFKFICLIFTGYSLPQQAHDKLRHLIQHMLSEENGHKRVFRIIEVELAFLFDLFYTKYPVNLRRRCTLYRLLLHPIVVVFPASILLTAIWGKVVVTNLATLLLLMSILVVELTQFGIMIFSEWANVTYICRYVCNERWRRNICVGKLIKIMCRVRLVKPWGRQLRQYSFLKSYSYSPRMCIYNRLTAGYLDQKRNGQEQIAPTNLSEQVKKAIVQSLRREHTGCLEKGRTSLRLNGWFDDLSWACNLETTTHVIMVWHIATTFCEHKKPPAGAQLSQGQMDNFGVATKLSQYLAYLVVFAPRLLPDHPCRTEYIFDCAVSEGRRLLGGSSVSMEKRIQELETVSNKNEQSIVGRGARLGMELVSRVANEEQIWKVLADFWADMMLYVAPSDDTAAHAKYLTTGGEFVSHVWVLVSHAGVTRDLRGGEQHDDPERN from the coding sequence aTGGGAGGGCTTTTTAACTGGATCGGGGACAGTATGGAGGAGAAATGCTCTGGTATGACAAACCAAGATCCAAGGAGAGCAAAATCAAAAATAGAGgcagaaataacaaaaatagaGGCACTGCTGGCCATCACTACTGCAATCTCAGTCTTTCTTGGGGTCTCCGGGTCGTTCAGGCGACGCTGCGGCAATGGCGCATTTGCGATGGTGGCCTTTGGGGCCTATACCCTTGCGCCCGCTCTCAGTGCGTACACGCTTGGCCTTATCCAAACGGCTCCTTTCTGCCGTTTGCGTTTGCCTGTCTGGGCGACTTATCTGATGGTGGTTCTAGGGAACGTGGATTCCTACACTGCGCACAGGATGGAGGACATTGAACGGTGGAAGTCATTTAAAGTCCACTCCACTGCTACATATATCATGATAAGTTGGATGATCGCTTCATATGCGTTCATTTGGGGTGATCCAATGGTGTGCATTCTTTTCGTGGTTCTATTCCTGAAAGTCGACGAAAGAGCACGTGCTTTGATGCTGGCGAGCAATTCCGTGATGCAGAAGAACTTCAGGTTCGTAGCAGATTACATGAGCACCGAGCACGATTCAAATCATGGAGATCCTGCTACAATGCGTGGGTACAGATACTTGGTGAGAGTCCCAGAAGAGGCAACAACAGCAAAATGTAGGCGAAGGGCAGCTCTGTGGCAGGATGGGGTTGCGCCGCAGTATCGACAATTGTTGGAGGTGACAGATGAAGTTATCACTGTCGATCAGGTTTGGAACTGTGAAGGTTGGCTTCTAAGTGTAAGCGGAGGAGACCGGGATGGCCGACTCAAGGATCTTTGCTTGTCTTTTTCGCTCTTCAAGTTCATCTGCCTGATATTCACTGGCTATTCATTGCCCCAGCAAGCACACGACAAGTTGCGGCACTTGATTCAACATATGCTTTCTGAAGAGAATGGTCATAAGCGAGTTTTCCGAATCATCGAAGTAGAACTTGCATTTCTTTTCGATTTATTCTACACCAAGTACCCAGTCAATCTCCGTCGGCGTTGTACATTGTATAGGTTGCTTCTACATCCCATTGTGGTTGTCTTTCCCGCAAGTATACTCTTAACTGCGATTTGGGGTAAGGTGGTGGTTACTAACCTTGCAACCTTATtgttattgatgtcaattctcGTTGTCGAGCTTACACAGTTTGGCATCATGATCTTCTCGGAATGGGCAAACGTGACATACATATGCAGGTATGTGTGCAACGAGCGGTGGCGAAGGAACATCTGTGTCGGGAAGTTGATCAAGATTATGTGCCGAGTTCGGTTAGTGAAGCCTTGGGGAAGACAACTGCGTCAATACTCGTTTCTCAAATCGTATAGCTATTCTCCAAGGATGTGCATATATAATAGGCTCACTGCTGGTTATCTCGACCAGAAAAGGAACGGCCAGGAACAAATTGCTCCCACCAATTTGTCTGAGCAAGTGAAAAAGGCGATCGTGCAGTCTCTACGGCGGGAGCATACCGGCTGTTTGGAGAAGGGCCGAACATCTTTGAGGCTCAACGGCTGGTTTGATGACCTCTCATGGGCATGTAACCTCGAGACGACTACTCATGTTATAATGGTCTGGCACATAGCAACCACTTTCTGTGAGCATAAAAAGCCTCCAGCAGGCGCTCAACTTTCGCAAGGACAGATGGACAACTTCGGCGTAGCGACTAAGCTATCGCAATATCTTGCTTACTTGGTTGTTTTCGCCCCGAGGTTGCTCCCCGATCACCCTTGCAGGACTGAATACATTTTTGATTGTGCTGTCAGCGAAGGCAGGAGATTACTTGGAGGTTCCTCGGTTTCAATGGAAAAGAGGATTCAGGAGCTAGAGACTGTCAGCAACAAAAATGAACAATCCATCGTGGGCCGAGGCGCACGGCTAGGAATGGAGCTTGTGAGTAGAGTAGCGAATGAGGAGCAGATTTGGAAGGTCTTGGCTGACTTCTGGGCGGATATGATGTTGTATGTGGCTCCTTCGGATGATACGGCGGCTCATGCTAAGTACCTCACCACCGGTGGCGAGTTTGTGAGTCACGTTTGGGTTTTGGTCTCTCACGCCGGCGTTACGAGAGATCTACGCGGTGGCGAGCAACACGATGATCCAGAGAGGAACTGA
- the LOC115753025 gene encoding uncharacterized protein LOC115753025, with product MDFEFQESDIVFSDQDQAITDRSSGEDEHDCYSPYNRMMVRIQDKSCAQGKSKRKKAKEKKMTNSPPVDIPETFIRSPESDYTFEEGDDAGEVVPPHLIIGQRVAARMASSVCFSHGRTLKGRYLSEVRDSILRMTGFLES from the coding sequence ATGGATTTCGAATTTCAAGAATCCGACATAGTTTTCAGTGATCAAGACCAAGCAATAACAGATCGGAGCAGCGGCGAAGACGAGCATGACTGCTACAGTCCTTACAATAGGATGATGGTGCGGATTCAAGACAAGTCATGTGCGCAGGGCAAATCGAAAAGGAAGAAggccaaggaaaagaaaatgacgaaTTCGCCGCCGGTCGATATCCCGGAAACTTTCATCCGGTCCCCCGAATCTGATTACACGTTCGAGGAGGGGGACGACGCGGGGGAGGTCGTGCCGCCACACCTGATCATCGGGCAGCGCGTGGCCGCAAGGATGGCGTCCTCGGTGTGCTTTAGCCATGGGAGGACGCTCAAGGGGAGATATTTGAGTGAAGTGCGGGATTCAATTCTTAGAATGACCGGCTTTTTGGAGTCATGA